A single region of the Hylaeus volcanicus isolate JK05 chromosome 5, UHH_iyHylVolc1.0_haploid, whole genome shotgun sequence genome encodes:
- the LOC128876732 gene encoding transient receptor potential channel pyrexia-like — MIACDENYVNLIVALENDDVDTATRVLAGDFDRKFLQPIGVLRVNAVHLAAWHGRTELLNLLHENGADVNTADKIGRCALFHAAHRGNDETVHWLLKRGAYTESRVGIDSCSKEFNDSPMDPCFIGRNLPIPECWGRTPLHQAAKNNHAEVIRLLVNAKADANVEDDRGITPLLLAGSSVVREDANEMSKFVAIVETLVRAEALTNVVHPDTGTTPLHHAAALGSPLATKILLDGGAWPLYRCKSTGNTPVHIAATIGSLDTLLVLLDAISPEQVDIRDEINRTPLHRASYQGHHRCVQTLIDRGGNLAAKTKTGVTVIDAIFAHIQKPVLFLKDILDSRVRVNSNVADKNSHITVDFDVLAPEGELQMGVIASLIAAASGVEQLTILRHPLVETFLWLKWSKLRVFFFSLVLVHALFVLSLSGYSIILLQYETDHALLRRILAFCSCVLLFHNMAQVLMVPRYYLRQFETWLTFACATISLPVSVSSGYTGEIVIQERGKVLNAPQQPSQWVLHSISVAILLGWIQMMLLVGRLPTFGYYALMFSTVLKNILKVLLAFVCLIVGFALSFAVLFHGNDQFRDSWRAVVKTVVMMMGEYEYGALFSDGKNGSSFLPSTSRLVFLAFVMLASIVLMNLMIGLAVNDIQGLEKEGHIRQLLKQAEFVSHLEMLTSHRIFRSNWLHPRLSSLLDSRRGIPTKITFGCREHYFHESSPGIPTKLKESLFLLASRNARDTESSITSGVYENNNNAELTSLLEEVLLQLRTSYYPCQTRRKFSKSLKNQARRRESTNV, encoded by the exons ATGATCGCGTGCGACGAGAATTACGTGAATCTGATCGTCGCCCTCGAGAACGACGACGTCGATACGGCTACGCGTGTTCTCGCTGGAGACTTCGATCGGAAATTTTTGCAGCCGATCGGTGTTCTTCGAGTGAACGCGGTTCATCTGGCTGCTTGGCACGGGAGAACGGAGTTGCTGAACCTATTGCACGAAAACGGCGCCGACGTGAACACCGCGGACAAAATCGGACGATGCGCCTTGTTCCATGCGGCTCATCGTGGCAACGATGAAACGGTGCACTGGTTGCTGAAACGAGGAGCGTACACGGAAAGCAGAGTCGGAATCGATTCCTGCTCCAAGGAATTCAACGATTCGCCCATGGATCCGTGTTTCATAGGCCGAAAC TTACCAATCCCGGAGTGTTGGGGCAGAACTCCCCTGCACCAGGCTGCGAAGAACAATCACGCCGAAGTAATTAGACTTTTGGTAAACGCCAAGGCTGACGCAAATGTTGAAGACGATCGAGGAATTACCCCGTTACTTCTGGCAGGATCCTCCGTGGTTCGAGAGGATGCCAATGAGATGTCCAAGTTTGTAGCCATCGTCGAGACACTCGTGAGAGCGGAGGCGTTGACGAACGTCGTTCATCCTGATACAG GTACCACGCCGCTGCATCACGCAGCAGCCTTGGGGAGTCCGTTGgcaacgaaaatattgttggATGGAGGTGCGTGGCCTCTCTACCGATGCAAGAGTACAGGAAACACCCCTGTTCACATCGCTGCCACCATTGGAAGCCTGGACACCCTTTTGGTTCTCCTCGATGCGATATCTCCCGAACAGGTCGACATCAGAGACGAG ATTAATCGGACACCGCTGCACAGAGCTTCTTATCAAGGACACCATCGATGCGTTCAGACACTAATCGATCGAGGAGGAAACCTAGCAGCGAAAACGAAGACCGGTGTCACGGTGATCGATGCAATCTTTGCTCACATACAGAAACCTGTGTTGTTTTTAAAGGACATCTTGGATTCTCGAGTGCGAGTGAACAGCAACGTCGCGGATAAGAACTCGCAT atCACCGTAGACTTCGACGTCCTGGCTCCAGAAGGAGAGCTGCAAATGGGAGTGATAGCATCCCTGATCGCGGCAGCGTCGGGTGTAGAACAATTAACGATACTGCGACATCCGTTGGTGGAAACCTTTCTCTGGTTGAAATGGTCAAAGCTGAGAGTGTTCTTCTTTAGTCTCGTTCTCGTCCACGCTCTGTTCGTTTTATCCTTGTCCGGTTACTCCATAATTCTGCTGCAATACGAGACCGATCACGCATTATTAAGAAGAATTCTGGCTTTCTGTTCGTGCGTCCTCCTGTTTCACAACATGGCCCAAGTGTTGATGGTGCCAAG ATATTATTTGAGGCAGTTCGAGACGTGGCTGACGTTCGCATGCGCGACGATATCGCTGCCGGTGTCGGTAAGTAGCGGTTACACGGGAGAGATTGTAATCCAGGAAAGGGGAAAAGTATTAAACGCCCCTCAACAACCCTCGCAATGGGTGTTACATTCCATCAGCGTGGCAATCTTGCTCGGTTGGATACAAATGATGCTGTTAGTTGGCCGTCTTCCGACGTTCGGATATTACGCCCTCATGTTCTCCACGGTCTTGAAGAATATTCTGAAG GTTCTCCTAGCGTTCGTCTGCCTGATTGTCGGATTCGCGTTGAGCTTCGCCGTTTTGTTCCACGGGAACGACCAGTTTCGCGATTCCTGGAGGGCCGTCGTGAAGACCGTGGTAATGATGATGGGTGAGTACGAGTACGGGGCCCTGTTCTCGGACGGAAAGAATGGGAGTTCCTTCCTACCATCCACGAGCAGGCTCGTGTTCCTCGCTTTCGTCATGCTCGCTAGTATCGTCCTGATGAACCTGATGATCGGCCTCGCGGTCAATGACATCCAGGGCCTCGAGAAAGAG GGTCACATTCGTCAGTTGCTGAAGCAGGCCGAGTTCGTTAGCCACTTGGAAATGCTGACATCACACCGAATCTTTCGCAGCAATTGGCTACATCCTCGGTTAAGTTCGCTGCTAGACTCGAGACGCGGCATTCCCACAAAAATTACGTTCGGCTGTCGCGAGCATTATTTCCATGAATCATCGCCCGGCATCCCGACGAAGTTAAAGGAGTCGTTGTTCCTGTTGGCCTCGAGAAATGCGCGCGACACCGAGAG CTCGATAACGAGCGGCGTTTAcgaaaacaacaacaacgcgGAATTAACGTCGCTGTTGGAAGAAGTGCTGCTACAGTTAAGGACATCTTATTATCCTTGCCAGACGAGACGAAAGTTTTCCAAGTCCTTAAAAAATCAAGCGCGTCGGAGAGAAAGTACCAATGTGTAA